In one window of Cytophagaceae bacterium ABcell3 DNA:
- a CDS encoding T9SS type A sorting domain-containing protein, producing MNKIFLSLLLAVLSSFMAYAQSWNPGATWRYQSGTNCTPSETRFYEFKYESDTVISGVQCEKVVEYFESHVYFDVETGEYQDRVEHFSYTSGDSVFYRLGDDFMLMYDYGAEVGDRWLVHVGDNQHCDDSSYVQVDKRGTVRIGEKNLRWVEVSPLPNGGFGFSGKIVEGLGMVGAASGTILNPGFWGTHQVNCSSGCSNEKLFGSYEDETLFIKTDTLLNFIEHGEEGEDDEPLGVADVHTLKTLVYPNPIAEKLNVDNKEAFEYYFIYNMTGEVVKHGSLKDGQNVLFMNGTPKGAYILELSGKNGNNRQVIIKS from the coding sequence ATGAACAAAATTTTTCTTTCCTTATTACTTGCTGTTTTAAGTTCATTTATGGCTTACGCTCAAAGCTGGAATCCCGGGGCTACTTGGCGGTACCAAAGTGGGACGAATTGTACACCAAGCGAAACGCGGTTTTATGAGTTTAAATATGAATCAGATACAGTAATCAGTGGTGTGCAGTGTGAAAAGGTTGTAGAGTATTTCGAAAGTCATGTCTATTTTGATGTAGAGACAGGAGAGTACCAAGATAGGGTTGAACATTTTTCCTATACAAGTGGAGATAGTGTTTTTTACAGGCTAGGGGATGATTTTATGTTAATGTACGACTATGGAGCAGAAGTGGGAGATCGTTGGCTGGTACATGTAGGAGATAATCAGCATTGCGATGACTCTTCTTATGTTCAGGTTGATAAAAGAGGAACCGTGCGTATTGGAGAGAAGAATCTTCGTTGGGTAGAGGTATCTCCGCTACCTAATGGTGGTTTTGGGTTCTCAGGTAAAATAGTAGAAGGATTGGGTATGGTTGGCGCTGCTAGTGGGACAATTCTTAACCCTGGTTTTTGGGGAACTCATCAGGTTAATTGCTCTTCAGGGTGTAGTAACGAAAAACTGTTTGGTAGCTATGAAGATGAAACATTGTTTATTAAGACGGATACACTTCTTAATTTTATAGAGCATGGTGAAGAGGGCGAAGACGATGAACCTTTAGGCGTGGCTGATGTACATACCTTAAAAACATTAGTATACCCTAACCCGATTGCGGAAAAGTTAAATGTTGATAATAAAGAAGCTTTTGAATATTATTTTATATATAATATGACGGGTGAGGTGGTCAAGCATGGAAGCCTGAAGGATGGGCAGAATGTTCTTTTTATGAATGGTACGCCTAAAGGGGCTTATATTCTTGAACTGTCAGGGAAAAATGGGAATAACCGGCAAGTTATTATCAAGTCATAA
- a CDS encoding T9SS type A sorting domain-containing protein, with protein sequence MNKVFLSLLLAALSSFMAYAQSWNPGATWNYSSIPGCWPDGSAKYTFKYESDTIVGGKQCQKVVEDKVFHPYSLGDVPQDSILSEEIHITHFSGDTVFYYHNEAFYTLYNFGAEVGDQWLVRVNEQLGCNDSSFVQVDRKGTVKIGEEEFRWIEVSPVLGSSYGLHGKIIEGLGMVDVSISDELIVQNMGWGFFIPYQVDCQGREQSCLRRKVVTGYKDDIFGTSISKSDLKYFEDREEDVWVKPGATWHYVSCGGDRRLSWRHGLHRLVYESDTLVDGKNCQKIVHYVAKRRLYPDNSGDNFYKVYEEEIPLRSLITYVDDDKVFYLEDGGFYLLYDFAAEVGDSWLISPHGDSYVEVTQKGEVVVNGRTLRWVDIAPKECGVNGINSRIVEGIGAVGNYSDAFGGGYASAILYPIRHRCPDEPVNSYGQSFYSFQCFQEDGGLEAGNLDDNCGLDWFFDDSEVGKDSPYCYSQHGYDYFDWDGSGEEAPKDDDDDESKGEVTGIGNEKEVTKIYPNPVETELVVNNHGAFNSYVIYRLTGEKVLGGKLIEGVNSLYTDGLVSGTYMIQLSRPDGQDYHVFIKQ encoded by the coding sequence ATGAACAAGGTTTTTCTTTCCTTATTACTTGCTGCTTTAAGCTCATTTATGGCTTACGCTCAAAGCTGGAATCCCGGTGCCACTTGGAATTATAGTAGTATTCCTGGATGTTGGCCAGACGGTAGCGCCAAATACACTTTCAAGTACGAATCTGATACTATTGTTGGAGGTAAACAGTGTCAGAAAGTTGTTGAAGATAAGGTTTTTCACCCATATAGCTTAGGAGATGTCCCTCAAGATAGCATACTATCTGAAGAAATACACATAACGCATTTTTCGGGAGATACAGTTTTTTATTATCACAATGAAGCATTTTATACGCTTTATAACTTTGGCGCTGAAGTAGGTGACCAATGGCTTGTGAGGGTAAATGAACAGTTGGGGTGTAACGACTCTTCTTTTGTGCAGGTAGATCGAAAAGGAACTGTAAAGATAGGAGAGGAGGAGTTTAGGTGGATAGAAGTTTCTCCGGTGCTAGGTTCTTCATATGGGTTACATGGTAAAATTATCGAAGGACTAGGCATGGTGGATGTCTCTATTTCTGATGAATTAATTGTGCAGAATATGGGATGGGGATTTTTTATTCCTTATCAGGTTGACTGTCAAGGAAGAGAACAGTCATGCCTTAGGAGAAAAGTGGTAACCGGGTATAAGGATGATATTTTCGGCACCTCAATCTCTAAGAGTGATTTAAAATATTTTGAAGATAGAGAGGAGGATGTTTGGGTCAAGCCTGGGGCCACATGGCATTATGTTTCTTGTGGTGGAGATAGACGTCTGTCGTGGAGGCATGGATTGCATAGGCTAGTGTATGAAAGTGATACATTGGTGGATGGCAAGAACTGCCAAAAAATAGTTCATTATGTGGCAAAGCGTCGTCTTTATCCTGATAATTCTGGGGATAATTTTTATAAAGTTTATGAAGAAGAGATACCTCTCAGGAGTCTAATAACTTATGTGGATGATGACAAAGTTTTTTATTTAGAAGATGGAGGGTTTTACCTTCTTTATGACTTTGCTGCTGAGGTTGGTGATAGTTGGCTAATTAGTCCCCACGGTGATTCATATGTTGAAGTTACCCAGAAAGGAGAGGTTGTTGTTAATGGCAGAACATTACGATGGGTTGACATAGCGCCTAAAGAATGTGGGGTGAACGGGATTAACTCTAGAATTGTAGAGGGTATTGGAGCTGTTGGTAATTATTCTGATGCCTTTGGTGGTGGATATGCTAGCGCTATTCTTTACCCTATCCGACATAGATGTCCTGATGAACCTGTTAATTCTTACGGTCAAAGCTTCTACTCCTTTCAGTGTTTTCAAGAAGATGGTGGATTGGAGGCCGGAAATTTAGATGATAATTGTGGCCTTGACTGGTTTTTTGATGATTCTGAAGTGGGTAAAGATTCTCCTTATTGTTATTCACAGCACGGCTATGATTACTTTGACTGGGATGGCAGTGGGGAAGAAGCACCTAAAGATGATGATGACGATGAATCGAAAGGAGAGGTTACGGGAATTGGCAATGAGAAAGAGGTAACTAAAATTTACCCAAACCCTGTTGAAACAGAACTTGTTGTAAACAATCATGGTGCATTCAACTCATATGTTATATATAGGCTAACAGGTGAAAAAGTGCTGGGCGGTAAGTTGATAGAAGGGGTTAACTCATTGTATACAGATGGTTTGGTCAGTGGTACCTATATGATTCAATTGTCAAGACCTGATGGTCAAGATTATCATGTTTTTATTAAGCAATAA